The following are encoded in a window of Helicobacter sp. 'house sparrow 1' genomic DNA:
- the waaC gene encoding lipopolysaccharide heptosyltransferase I, translating to MKIAIIRLSALGDIIISASFVSCLRELFTDLKIDWYVDERFSSILNSQENFSLKVLPLKRYLKSFNLLGIKREYQELKKETYDCVIDMQGLIKSAIIGKIFNTKKYVGFARDSIKEPLASSFYTQKVKISYQSSIILRNAKIIFEALNPKMNFEDFVDFALKKRKTIFTYQQSEKQAIEGFLESGKKNILFILEASMESKTYSAKNFIELGKRLCDKNMSILLLYHQDFSKANEIYKGLNNHIKIKILPKLGLGGVKALIDSIDLVIGGDTGITHLAWAMNKPSITLFGNTPLERFCLTGTKNIALSGNKKANYDKNDFSINKIAPEMILKCIEEIL from the coding sequence TATTTACAGATCTTAAAATTGATTGGTATGTTGATGAGCGTTTTTCTTCTATTTTAAATTCTCAAGAAAATTTTTCACTCAAGGTACTCCCACTAAAGCGTTATTTAAAGTCTTTTAATTTATTGGGAATAAAAAGAGAATACCAGGAGCTTAAGAAAGAAACTTATGATTGTGTAATTGATATGCAAGGATTAATCAAATCAGCAATAATTGGTAAAATTTTTAATACAAAAAAATATGTAGGTTTTGCCAGGGATTCTATCAAGGAGCCTTTAGCAAGTTCTTTTTATACCCAAAAGGTTAAAATTTCTTATCAATCATCCATTATATTACGCAATGCTAAAATTATTTTTGAAGCCTTAAACCCAAAGATGAATTTTGAAGATTTTGTAGATTTTGCCTTAAAAAAAAGAAAAACAATTTTTACCTACCAGCAAAGTGAAAAACAGGCCATAGAGGGTTTTTTGGAATCTGGGAAGAAAAACATACTTTTTATTTTAGAAGCTTCTATGGAAAGTAAAACTTATAGTGCTAAGAATTTTATTGAACTGGGAAAAAGACTCTGTGATAAGAATATGTCTATTTTATTGCTTTATCACCAAGATTTTTCAAAAGCAAATGAAATTTATAAGGGATTAAATAATCATATCAAGATTAAGATACTCCCAAAATTGGGATTGGGTGGGGTTAAAGCATTAATAGATTCTATAGATTTAGTGATAGGTGGAGATACGGGAATTACCCATTTAGCTTGGGCTATGAACAAGCCATCTATTACTCTTTTTGGAAATACACCCTTGGAGCGTTTTTGTTTAACAGGAACTAAAAATATTGCTTTAAGCGGGAATAAAAAAGCAAATTATGATAAAAATGATTTTTCGATCAACAAGATTGCACCAGAGATGATTTTAAAGTGTATTGAGGAAATCTTATGA